In Porites lutea chromosome 1, jaPorLute2.1, whole genome shotgun sequence, a single genomic region encodes these proteins:
- the LOC140935374 gene encoding uncharacterized protein, which produces MHGNKSESDFTAFPYATVELDRFIYRMLWFRLRLKIAAVVSLLVVFYQRKEVECQTTGQTPTLVSTFLPLPASTTSYGRTPGPPSSSGGHPPGGILPTDGQTPSPSTGGQAPGGVQSPGIQSPTDGQTPSPDLSGGHPPSPIPTGQPPAPPSGGFPPGGHPPFTFSTDGQNLGPPSGEFPPGSHPLTGQPPAPPWGGLPPGVSPPAPITDVQPPSPIRTDAQSPGPPSGGLPPGGQPPSPIPTDVQPPSPIPPDAQSPGPPSGGFPPGGQPPSPIPTDIQPPSPIPTDVQPAGPPSFTSGRGTATSSPTSLVTTGSFPSGPDPDSFLISSLRRKCSPDEAPTDDQIGPQWDSNIRDFVQREFIRHNSFPKYSCRNRCGKDERDASTAAFFRRLSRCYCDKLCDEFGDCCYDFNAICRKVVNPQRSPLSSSENCFARPNHPTGAIYHGYAVWSRCPENWKESRVRQKCQHEDQSDLLNNLPVFHEDSLVTYRNIFCAQCNGATDTTYWRLEFQCNTWFNTTASNLSTTMNFLRQKCSVITSPEEFQLRHLKLCISRFRECASVSQAKNDSYCQTECLRYAFPTCVESDNLARFRNPQCALCNGFEPRSLEIECASGSGAATPPLSVLFDFSSSSMFSVVVDDREHNMRHSFEDAWSCTHDEVYDPYTAKCRKIVSVGANHENHPLNNAVLNLNCTFVYFNKSDYERQPNGSVYIRSHNKIYSNSSYKVQGDRLLLCVNFSRNATVNKKERNVHEIKTTPASLSVLTTIGFSMSMLSLVILLLTYVVFSELRNLPGKIIINLAISLLLYQSLFFLANKTSNDMQCLVAAILLHFLTLCSFTWMNVMAYDVHRIFTASDGVASNHHADNNKRLVKYCLYAWLVPAVVVSLTVLIDRRLNEGYFGYGQGEAACFISRRQAILYAFVLPVALLMLFNIFALGHTILHIVRTRKRTTQVTNQRHSTSLTLICVKMASVMGVTWILGIAANVHALSFLWYPYVVLNSLQGFFIFLSFAASGKALELYRDKLTILTYLKGQDGKKSKSVSNSTLQSVCASDSKHRPDRCENDTRL; this is translated from the exons ATGCATGGGAATAAAAGTGAATCTGATTTCACTGCTTTCCCTTATGCAACTGTTGAACTTGACAGGTTTATATACAGAATGCTTTGGTTTCGTCTTCGCCTCAAAATTGCAGCAGTTGTTTCACTTCTGGTGGTGTTTTACCAAAGGAAAGAAGTAGAATGCCAGACTACAG GCCAGACTCCTACGCTTGTGTCTACTTTCCTTCCCCTGCCTGCATCAACTACTTCTTATGGACGGACCCCTGGACCACCATCCTCATCAGGTGGACACCCTCCTGGTGGAATACTACCAACTGATGGGCAGACTCCTTCGCCTTCAACCGGTGGGCAAGCACCTGGTGGGGTCCAATCTCCTGGTATTCAATCACCCACTGACGGTCAGACGCCATCGCCAGATCTTTCGGGGGGCCATCCTCCATCACCAATTCCAACTGGCCAACCTCCTGCACCACCATCGGGAGGGTTTCCTCCAGGTGGCCATCCTCCATTTACTTTTTCCACTGATGGGCAGAATCTTGGTCCTCCATCGGGAGAATTCCCTCCAGGAAGCCATCCTCTAACTGGCCAACCTCCAGCACCTCCATGGGGAGGGCTACCTCCAGGTGTCTCTCCTCCAGCACCCATTACTGACGTTCAGCCTCCATCACCCATTCGGACTGATGCTCAGTCTCCGGGACCTCCATCTGGAGGATTGCCTCCAGGAGGCCAGCCTCCATCGCCGATTCCAACAGATGTCCAGCCCCCATCACCAATTCCGCCTGATGCTCAGTCTCCGGGACCTCCATCTGGAGGATTTCCTCCAGGAGGCCAGCCTCCATCGCCGATTCCAACAGATATCCAGCCTCCATCTCCAATTCCAACTGATGTCCAGCCGGCTGGACCTCCAAGCTTCACCTCTGGTAGAGGAACAGCTACTTCTAGCCCTACCAGTTTAGTTACGACAGGTAGTTTTCCGAGTGGACCAGATCCTGATTCTTTCCTTATCAGTTCGTTGAGGCGGAAATGCAGCCCAGACGAGGCCCCAACAGATG ATCAGATAGGGCCCCAGTGGGATAGCAATATCCGCGATTTTGTACAACGCGAGTTCATCAGACACAATTCCTTCCCAAAGTACAGTTGCAGAAATCGTTGCGGAAAAGACGAACGAGACGCATCTACTGCAGCTTTTTTTCGTCGTTTATCTAGATGTTACTGCGATAAATTATGCGATGAATTTGGAGACTGCTGTTATGACTTTAATGCTAT TTGCAGAAAAGTTGTAAATCCTCAGAGAAGCCCACTGAGCTCATCTGAAAACTGCTTTGCTCGACCAAACCACCCTACAGGCGCAATATATCATGGCTACGCAGTGTGGAGTAGGTGTCCAGAAAACTGGAAAGAAAGCAGGGTGAGACAAAAATGCCAGCATGAAGATCAAAGCGATCTTTTGAATAATCTGCCCGTGTTTCACGAAGACAGTCTTGTAACCTACAGAAATATCTTTTGTGCACAATGTAATGGCGCTACAGATACGACGTACTGGAGACTGGAATTTCAATGCAACACATGGTTTAACACCACGGCTTCTAATTTGAGTACTACCATGAACTTTCTGCGACAAAAATGTTCAGTCATAACAAGTCCAGAGGAGTTTCAACTGAGGCATTTGAAACTGTGCATTTCTCGTTTTCGGGAATGTGCAAGTGTTAGCCAGGCAAAGAACGATTCGTACTGTCAAACAGAGTGCCTAAGGTACGCTTTCCCAACTTGTGTCGAATCAGATAACCTTGCACGATTCAGAAACCCTCAGTGTGCTCTGTGCAATGGATTTGAACCAAGGTCTCTTGAAATCGAATGTGCTTCGGGAAGCGGAGCAGCGACACCTCCTCTCTCAGTGCTTTTCGATTTTTCTTCCTCCTCAATGTTTAGTGTTGTAGTGGATGACAGGGAGCATAATATGCGTCATTCCTTTGAAGATGCGTGGTCATGCACCCATGATGAAGTATACGATCCATATACTGCAAAATGCAGGAAAATCGTCTCAGTCGGTGCAAACCATGAAAATCACCCACTCAACAATGCGGTGCTCAATTTAAACTGCACTTTTGTATATTTCAACAAAAGTGACTACGAAAGGCAGCCCAATGGAAGCGTTTACATCAGATCTCACAATAAGATCTACAGCAACTCATCTTACAAGGTACAGGGTGATCGGCTGCTTTTGTGTGTAAACTTTTCAAGGAATGCTACAGTTAACAAAAAAGAACGGAACGTTCACGAAATCAAAACAACGCCAGCATCCTTGAGCGTTTTAACAACGATCGGCTTCAGcatgtcaatgttgtcacttgTTATTCTGCTGTTAACGTACGTAGTGTTTTCCGAGCTGCGCAACTTACCTGGAAAAATCATAATAAACTTGGCCATATCTCTGCTTCTCTATCAAAGCCTCTTTTTCCTAGCGAACAAAACTTCTAATGACATGCAATGCCTTGTCGCTGCAATTCTTCTTCACTTTCTGACTTTGTGCTCTTTTACCTGGATGAACGTTATGGCTTATGACGTGCATCGAATTTTCACCGCTTCTG ATGGAGTTGCCTCAAATCACCACGCTGACAACAACAAACGTCTTGTAAAATATTGCTTATATGCCTGGCTTGTTCCGGCAGTCGTTGTCTCCCTGACTGTGCTAATTGATCGTCGTCTTAATGAAGGATATTTTGGTTACG ggcaAGGGGAAGCGGCGTGTTTCATATCGAGGCGTCAGGCCATTCTTTACGCGTTTGTTCTGCCCGTCGCTCTACTGATGCTTTTCAATATATTTGCTCTGGGACACACCATACTGCACATTGTTAGGACGAGGAAG AGAACGACACAAGTTACCAACCAGCGACATAGCACAAGTTTAACACTGATTTGTGTCAAAATGGCGTCGGTCATGGGTGTGACGTGGATTCTTGGTATTGCGGCAAACGTCCACGCGTTATCTTTCTTGTGGTACCCATATGTGGTTTTGAACAGCCTTCAAG gttttttcattttcctttcctttgctGCCAGTGGGAAGGCGCTGGAACTGTACAGAGATAAACTGACCATATTAACGTATCTCAAAGGACAAGATGGAAAGAAAAGTAAATCTGTCTCCAACAGCACCTTACAGTCTGTCTGCGCATCTGACTCGAAACATAGACCGGATCGATGTGAAAATGATACACGCTTGTAA
- the LOC140935277 gene encoding uncharacterized protein: MLLSELGSSLGSLRAILAIFTLCSAICSVSSGTIPADGMVFGSGPITVSRGQVYKCKAFQIDPPFGSGTVRVQLRLKSPIYSVAVTWTKNITTAGFIGCVATTTAITEGNRTLTLQWLAYQNVAGDNGYSSRETIPFFTTGSRCIKRSYQQFYATPPHVFLTVFHTADNDQNRHDAAIVWAENVNGKSYDACLRELKNFDGVHRHVKVDVLVLAKKPSGWKIPHSSDVIFPRTSLFPKEKGYSHCKTVDFPNEYYNPPTMITTSEHYTDYVNATIEPKNNAIQEYVKSVSKTNFEVCLKDIQRYDATHDQITVNFLAVGYYNPCIGVTCPYYAVCQPISETKYNCTCQPCKFNESEPLCDNNDVTHQSICKYKYKVCLDKEEPGIKHYGGCKPFVIQRGRVALRLDKVDVQCRLVKFKASFDANRGSVHLQTTINYFNYTGSFVHDAAVTWVENVNITAFEVCALKAGRAERVTPDGGITFVDYIAFQEAPVDTVAANIPMKNWWDGTQCQMIPLSKTFDAPPYVLVTAEHTKASVKHDAATVWVENIKTNAFTVCLRELQNFDGQHKDIKVNWIAYRKLPETLLSQQLDLYFPNSGLPSPDDHNAFCQLFIFQIFGFSKTYSSAPTVIASAAHAAGANLINPLYNSIAPWIEQINTTNCRVCIKELTNENGYDPVTVNMLVIGTPGNKCSGATGIGVSSSQIIPDSKMTASSQQSDLTRPSYGRLNGVRGNGWCAGTASSTHDWLQVDLGRTVKVCSLSAQGEVNGNRWVTDFKLRYSTDGISWRYYMNANGAQVEFHRAAVANSSMVTVHKLPVAITARYLRFNPTKQQNWNCLRVEVSG, from the exons ATGTTGCTGTCAGAGCTTGGATCCTCCCTGGGTTCGCTGCGAGCCATTTTGGCGATTTTCACGCTTTGTTCTGCCATATGTTCGGTATCGTCAG ggacAATTCCCGCAGATGGGATGGTTTTTGGATCTGGACCCATTACTGTGTCGCGAGGTCAGGTTTACAAATGCAAAGCATTCCAGATTGATCCTCCCTTTGGCTCTGGAACGGTTCGAGTCCAACTGCGATTGAAGTCTCCTATCTACAGTGTTGCGGTAACATGGACGAAAAATATCACCACAGCGGG ATTTATTGGATGTGTTGCAACCACTACAGCTATTACCGAAGGCAACCGAACACTTACTCTGCAATGGTTGGCATATCAGAATGTTGCTGGGGATAACGGCTATTCTTCAAGGGAAACTATTCCTTTTTTCACAACTGGAAGTAGATGCATCAAACGATCTTATCAGCAG TTTTATGCAACGCCACCACATGTGTTTTTAACCGTTTTCCACACCGCGGACAATGATCAAAACAGACATGATGCAGCGATTGTTTGGGCAGAGAACGTCAATGGGAAGTCTTACGATGCTTGTCTTCGGGAATTAAAAAACTTTGACGGTGTTCACAGACACGTTAAAGTG gaCGTTTTAGTTTTGGCTAAAAAACCCTCTGGCTGGAAGATTCCCCACAGTTCTGACGTCATATTTCCCAGAACCAGCCTCTTCCCAAAAGAGAAAGGATACAGTCACTGCAAG aCTGTCGACTTTCCGAACGAATATTATAATCCTCCAACCATGATCACAACATCAGAGCATTATACGGACTACGTCAATGCCACTATTGAGCCTAAAAATAACGCTATTCAGGAATACGTCAAG AGTGTATCCAAGACGAACTTTGAAGTCTGTCTGAAAGACATCCAGAGATATGATGCAACTCACGACCAAATCACTGTCAATTTCTTGGCTGTTGGAT attaTAACCCATGCATTGGCGTTACATGTCCATATTACGCAGTATGTCAACCAATCAGTGAAACTAAATACAACTGCACGTGCCAGCCTTGCAAATTTAATGAATCAGAACCACTCTGCGACAACAACGATGTCACCCACCAAAGCATCTGTAAATACAAGTACAAAGTCTGTTTGGATAAAGAAGAACCCGGGATTAAACACTACGGAGGCTGCAAAC CATTCGTCATTCAACGAGGTCGTGTTGCCCTTCGTCTCGATAAAGTCGATGTCCAGTGCAGacttgtcaaattcaaagcgaGTTTCGACGCTAACCGAGGATCAGTTCATTTACAAACAACCATCAACTACTTCAATTACACCGGAAGCTTCGTTCACGACGCCGCGGTAACCTGGGTCGAAAATGTAAACATCACTGCCTTTGAAGTGTGCGCACTTAAGGCAGGGAGAGCAGAGCGCGTGACACCAGATGGCGGGATCACGTTTGTGGACTACATCGCCTTTCAGGAAGCACCTGTTGACACAGTAGCTGCTAACATTCCAATGAAAAACTGGTGGGATGGAACTCAATGCCAGATGATTCCTTTATCG AAAACGTTCGATGCCCCACCATACGTATTGGTTACAGCAGAGCACACAAAGGCATCCGTGAAACACGACGCTGCCACAGTTTGGGTtgaaaatatcaagacaaaCGCATTTACAGTGTGCTTAAGGGAACTGCAGAACTTTGATGGACAGCATAAAGACATTAAAGTG aacTGGATTGCTTATCGAAAACTACCAGAGACTCTCTTATCCCAGCAACTTGATCTGTATTTCCCAAACAGTGGACTGCCCAGTCCTGACGATCACAACGCTTTTTGTCAG ttgtttatttttcagatttttggcttttccaaaACGTACAGTTCAGCACCAACAGTGATTGCATCAGCAGCACACGCAGCGGGAGCGAATCTAATCAATCCACTCTACAACAGCATTGCACCATGGATAGAG caAATCAATACAACCAACTGCCGTGTTTGTATTAAAGAACTGACAAATGAAAATGGCTATGACCCGGTGACTGTTAACATGCTGGTTATTG GGACCCCAGGCAACAAATGTAGCGGTGCAACCGGAATCGGCGTTTCTAGTTCCCAGATCATCCCTGACAGCAAAATGACCGCTTCGTCTCAACAAAGCGATCTAACAAGGCCTAGTTACGGTCGACTTAATGGTGTGAGAGGCAACGGATGGTGCGCAGGCACAGCTAGCAGCACGCATGACTGGCTACAGGTGGATCTTGGAAGAACAGTCAAAGTCTGTTCACTGTCCGCCCAGGGAGAAGTTAATGGCAATAGATGGGTTACAGATTTCAAGCTCCGCTACTCAACAGATGGAATTTCATGGAGATATTATATGAATGCAAATGGAGCTCAAGTG GAATTTCACAGAGCAGCGGTGGCTAACAGTTCCATGGTAACTGTCCACAAGCTACCAGTGGCAATTACAGCAAGATACCTTCGCTTTAATCCGACCAAACAGCAAAACTGGAACTGTCTTAGAGTGGAAGTTTCTGGTTAG